From the genome of Medicago truncatula cultivar Jemalong A17 chromosome 2, MtrunA17r5.0-ANR, whole genome shotgun sequence:
ACAAATCTCTTTATCATTAAACCCATGGAATTTGGATAAAAACAATCTGAACTTCGTCGTCACTCTAAAAGTCCTCATCAAATTTATCTAATCATAGGACAGAAAAACAGAAAAGTATGGTTCTTTTACGATcgaattgtaaaaataaaaattgttctaAATCAATTTACTTACAAaaagaaagcaatataaattTCCATTAGACTTAAGGCATAAATCACCACAAACTTTATTTAAATATCATAAttctcattatttatttatttatttttttaaaactcggtatccgatccaagaatcgactaattcaaggggaccaatcccaccgtccacttGCGGGGGTCCCGTTTAACATAATTCTCATTATTGATCGCCTGTGCCATACATTTTAACTTATATCATAatttaaagggttaaatatgtttttggtccctacattttttctcattttaattaatagtccttacatttcaataaatatttttaaaatccctacattttttatCCGTTAGCACAAATAGTCCCTGCCGTCAAATAATTAACTGGACGCTGACGTGGAAGTATATGTGGCAATGGGTCCCACTCATCAAATGattgttaattaaaatatagattagtgttaatttatattttaatcaaataattaacactaaaatacaattaaaataatataaacagaAAGTAAAGAGACCCTACAAATAACAAAGCCAAAAAATAGAAACCCTAGATTTTCAGAAAGTCCTCCTTTGAAGAACACCTAGCGGCGCTACCGAATCCCAGTTCCAATTCAAGTTCGTTGTGTTTAGTGTGTTGGTTGATTTTCAAGTTGTATCTGTGATTTTCGCGTTCTGTTTTGTGGTTCAGGTATGTTAACTTTTAGGATTTGTATTgtttaatgtttgtttgtttctttgatgATTCTTGTGGTCCAAAAtggttttgttattgttgtttacTGTTGGTAATAAACTATTGAGTTTGTTTTTGTCCTTTGCTTTCAAGTTGGCTTTGTTTACTGTTTTTTTTCGATTTGAACATGGGAAAGGGGGTTTTTTGATGCTCTTTTGTTGTATTGAATACATGTGGGGTAGAGCAGTAATGTTGGGTTTGAAATCTTTATGTTTGGAATCAACTGTATTTTCGTTTTTGCCTTAAAATCAGATTGTGTGTTGGAACTTACCATTTTGCCCTTTGTTTTGGTAGGTATGGCTTTTACAAGTATATTTCATGTTAAGGGTTTTTTTGTAAGTGACAATGGGATGAAGTATGTGGGTGGCGCTACTCATGCAATGGATGGTCTAGACAAAGATAGGTGGTCTTTTTTTGAGATTCAAGGAACTGTGAAAGAGTTGGACACAACTGCTGGAGAATTTAAAATGTGGTGGAAACCTACAACTATATCACTAGATTCTGGTTTGTTCAAGGTTGGTGATGATGAAGATGCTTCCAAAATATCAAAGTATGCTACTGATCACAATGCTCCAGTTGAAATATATGTGGAGTATGTAAATGAAGCTAATGCAAATGCAAGTTATCCTGTGTGTTTGGACAATGACAGTGTGAGAAAAGACAAAGGCAAGGGTGTGGCTATTCCTACTGATGAGTCTGGTTCTGATGATGATTATTGTGAAAGTGAGCATTCAGATTTGGATGTAAGCATTGAAGACAGTGAAGAAGAGAGGGACTTAGGGTTAGATGATGGATTTGAAGAAGAGCTGGTTGAGTTTGCTGGTGAAGGAACTTCTCAAGTTAGACAACCTAATGATGTTGATGATAGTAATGCTCCACATGATGGTGATGGTGCTGATGAACTTAATGAGGCTGAAGATGATTATGTGTCAGAAGATCTTGATAGTGCGAGTGATTCTGGTGGTGATGGATGTGCTGAACTTAAGCCAAGATATCCCAAGTTTAGAAGTGAAGATCTTACTAAAACATTTAAGTTCACTGTGGGCATGGAATTCTCTTCACTGAAACAGTTCAAAGATGCAATTCTtgaacacaatgtgttgaatgGAAAGCAGGTAAAGTTTAGGAAAAATGATGCAGATAGGGTTAGGGTGGTTTGTAAGTCTTTTGACACATGTGGTTACACTGCGTTGGTTAGTAGAGTTGTTAGGAGTCACACTTTTAGGGTTAAGACACTTGTACCAAAACACACATGTGGGAGAGTCTTTGATAACAAGAATGCTAAGTCTGAGTGGGTAGCTAAGGTTATCTTTGATAGGATGAAATGCTCTAAAGGGATGCagattaatgatgttgttactGAAGTTAGAACCAAGTATTCAACTGGCATAACATTTTCAACAGCTTTTAAAGCTAGACAAATAGCTAGAAAGCTTGTGGATGGTGATAGTGTCAAGCAGTATGCATTGTTGTGGTCCTATAGTGAGGAATTAAAAAGAGCATGTCGTGGAAATAATTGTAAGTTGCACATTGAAAGGCCTGCCCCTACGTTGGAGCCTAGGTTTGGAAGGTTTTACTTATGCCTCGATGGTTGCAAGAAGGCTTTGAAAATTGCTTGTAGGCCATTCATTGGTGTAGATGGTTGTCATTTGAAGAATAAATATGGTGGACAGCTACTAATTGCAGTGGGAAGAGACCCTAATGATCAATACCTGCCAATTGCTTTTGCAGTGGTTGAGACTGAAAGTAAAGAAACATGGAGGTGGTTTTTAACAAACCTACTTGATGATATTGGTGACAGTAGGTGGACATTCATAAGTGATCAACAAAAGGTAACTTTAGTTTGTGTTTTAACACTTTATGCTcatttcatttgatgttgttcTAGACATATTGAGaatatttaaattgttttgtgTGCCTGTTTTTTGTTATTGTAGGGATTGATCCAGACTTTTGATGAGATACTTGGTGGTCTAGAACACAGATTCTATCTTAGACATCTCTatgcaaattttaaaaagaagttTGGTGGTGGGACCCTTATAAGAGACCTCATGATGGCTGCAGCTAAGGCTACATATGTGGAGGCATGGGAGGAGAAGATGCAACAGATCAAGAATATTAGTGAACCTGCTTATGAATGGCTGATGAATATCCCTAAGAAAGGTTGGTGCAAACATGCCTTTTCATATCATACAAAGTGTGATGTGCTGATAAATAACCTTAGTGAGAGTTTTAATGCAACAATTTTATTGCAAAGGGAAAAGCCAATTATAACTATGTTTGAGTGGATTAGGACATACTTAATGGGTAGATTTGCAAAGCTTAAGGAGAAATCTGAAAAATATAGAGGGACTATAATGCCTAAACCTAAGAAGAGACTTGACTGGGAGATTGAAAAAAGTGGAAACTGGTTTGCTACTTGGGTAGGGGGGTTGAAATTTGAAGTTACACATTCACTTTTTCTTGATAAGTTTGTGGTAGACTTAGGAAAAAGAAGCTGTTCATGTAACTCTTGGGACTTGGTGGGAATCCCCTGCAGGCATGCAGTTGCAGCCATTAATATGAAGGGTGATGATCCTATTACATATGTGAATAGGTGTTACACCAAGGTTTGTTACCAAGACTGCTATGATCAAATTATTTCACCAATTAATGGTCAGAATAAGTGGCCTAAGACAAACTACCCAGAAGTTTTACCCCCTCAATTCAAACGTGGCCCTGGGAGACCCAAGAAGTTAAGGAGAAGAGAACCTGATGAAGAAAGGATGGAAAATGGTAAGTGGTCAAGAGCACATACCACAACTAGGTGTAAGAGATGCTTGAAAGTTGGACATAACAAGAGAACCTGTAAGGCAGTTCTTCCTACTGTTGATGATGCTGCAGTAAGCATTGATGAGGTTCAACCTCTGCCTACCCAGTCAAGCCAGCCAACTGTTGCAGCACCTGCTCAGTCAAGCCAGCCAATTGTTGTTGCATCTACACAGATAAGCCAGGCCCCTGTTGCTGCACCTAAGAAAAGAGTATGCTTTTTTTTGCAgtctattatatttttctcttttattatgCTTTAACATGTTGAATTCTATTATTAGGGGAGACCTTGTAAGAAAGTAGTTGATGGTCAGTCTAGTGGTGTTGTGAAAAGGAAACAACAAGCTGCTaccaagaaaagaaaagttgTTGCTGATAACTCTGCTAAATCTGTGGGGACTAATAATGTGGTAAGTCTTTTAACTTTACTAAGAGAGTATTTACTTGTGGTAACATGTTTAagagaatatttatttatttatgaatgaaatgtTATGCAGTCTGGTCATAATGAAGCTGAAACCATATTCCAAACATTGAAAGCCTTACCACCAAATGTGTTTGAAGAGACAATGAAGCAATTGGTAGTCGGGCTCGCGAAATGGCATAATGAAGTGGGAGAGAAAACACCAAAGCCAGAAGAAGATGCATGAAATTAAATCATGGAATATTAACTTAGATTATTAGGACCTTTTTTTATGCTTGATACATGTTTGCCTGTGAATTAAGAATTTGTAATCAAGCTTTTGCGTGTAATGCTTCATCTATTTTGTGAACTTTGTGATGAAGCTTAACTACTACTGATGACAGGCTTTTTTTGTTGGTCAACATTTCCAGTGTAGACAATTGGAGTACCAATTGCAAGTTCAATGTGATATACAATTGGAATGCCAATTGCATTTTATGTTATTCAAGTGTCACCGTTGTTTTTTTAACATCTCAAAATTATTATAACATGTTCATTTTGTAGTTATATAATGTGAGCTTATAATTATGCTAAGTGGCATGTTTTTATTGGTGTATAGTTCTGTTTATAACATGTTCGGTTTATAAGGAGAGACTGTGTATAGTTCTGTTTTTTTGGTGTTCATAAAAGTGCATATAAAATTGGGTTAAAAGTGCATATAAAAGTGGGTTATTTTGGATActataaattcataaaattcataaaagtgCATATAAAAGgaggaagaagaatttttttgggaATTTAGGGATTTGAATCACCAATGAAATGGGTTATATCCATGGGTCGGGTCAAATTAACCATTCAATTCGGTCCAATCCATTAAAAACCcgtatcaacaaaaaaaaaatgccacgtAAGCACTCTGTTTGATGGTTGGGCATAATTTGACGGCAGGGACTATTTGTGCTGACGGatgaaaaatgtagggattttaaaaacatttattgaaatgtaaggactattaattaaaatgaggaaaaatgtagggaccaaaaacatatttaaccctaatttaaaTGATCAGAAATACACTTCAGGTTTGTCACAACCAACGTATTCAAAAGTATAATCTATAAACTTTGGATCTTTGCTTGCAGACAAGCAAAAtcttatttcatataaataacttTGATTCTGAATCTATTGGCATCGAATCTGTGGCTTGAATTTCATTTGGTTTTGTATAGCTCTAGAATAGACTTCTTTAGCTACATACAGGTTCCACCGGGAATGACATTCTCCCTTTGAAGGATATTTCTTACGTTAATGGTATTGTACATTTTCAATACCAAAGAAAAGTATTGAACCTGATCCAAAATGGACACTGAGCATGTGCCATGGTTTTTCCATTGTTCAATCCAAAATGGAATGTTGTCAGTACGACCTGGACCGATTTTAGTCTTCTCTTCCAATGATGGCCAGTCTTTGTTTAATTGATTCTCTCCTACTTTTAGCCCAGAGTTGCCCTTGTTGCTAGGCCATAAACCGTGGAGGGTATAGTaatacatgttttttatttataactaAATTTAATTCCTTACAAAACGTGGGAGGCAACGATAGAACTAGCAAAAAATGATCAAATGGAACAGCTGGAGGTGGAGGTGATGGTGATGGTTGAGGAGGCGGTGAAGACCTTAACTTGCTTCTTCTTGAGGTTAAATTGGATGAACGGGAAGAAATGTTGTTAGCAACTGTTAAGTTGCAATTAGAGAGTGAGCATGCAACCCAACAACATTagataaaataacaacaatgactaatttagtttcaagacaaaatttaaAAGGATAAAACATACATCATTACTTTTGATCAAGTAAGGATTTCATATCGGAAGTGAAGACTAAAGCTATCACAAGCATATATCATTTAAAGGACAAACACAAATACAAAACACACGCTAAAATCAGTGCATGTAATTCCACACACGCAcgcacacacacatatacatataatCAAGTCAACTTATGAACCAAACGAGTCaaactatatataatttaagTTCAGCTCATTTAGTTAACGAACATGATTTTCAGTTCTATTCAACCCATTTAGTTCATGAACTATTTTCAATGAGTTAATTATTGAGTTGAAATTCCAAACATTGTTTAAATTGGCTTGATTCATTGTTAACCTTATAAGCCATGAAGGGTGAAGTTTGTTGGCAATGAAGTGATACATTGTTTACCATTAATATGCATCCTTACGAAATGCTACTGGCCTTGTTACAACTAGCAAAATATGATCAAATAAAGGAACAAccggaggtggtggtggtgttaaACCAGTCTCTCTCAACTTGCCTAATACATAGTTTTTTTGGGTTTACTATTTACGCGCTTGTTTTTACACTCtcttaaagaagaagaaaaaatacacAAGTTGTAGATGTCATCCACGACTTTGCTAAAAAtcagagaagaaaataaaaaatataggtaAGGTGTTGGTGGCAGCCGCAACTTACTCTTATTTGGTAAATTATAGGTTTACTATTTACTGCATTTTACGACTTGAATAATTTTCTTTCTTGATAAATGAATTTAATGAAAGACCCTTGGGATAGATACTTGTTGTTTACATGATCTTTATTGGGTTAATACTTGTAAAGTTGTAAGGCTTACCATATATGTGAAACTCATAAGAACCATACATACTGAATTAGACCAAAGAGCTTGAAACCAGAAAGCTCAGAAATAGTTGGAAGTTGGAAACATTATAAAGAGTGTCGTCTAGAGCTGAAGCATAAAGCAAAAATCCTATGATGATAACCTCATCACTTTATGTCCACGCCAAGTATAAAAGATAATAACAACTACATCAGCTCAAATTATGGCAAAAAGCTAAGATCACAACAATTTGATGATTTAGTTAATAATGAAGAAAGTATAGTCTGGGAAGCTATGAAACACATACACCGACACCAAACATGACACATATACCAATCTTAAACCTATAATGCTCGAACCTAACAAAGTGAGTCTACCCTTTAGGCTTGACCTTTTCGTTTGTTCAGTAACGACTAAAAGGGTTTGGGGTGTGGGGGGCAAAGATGCAAGCACAATTGACCGAGCTCTGATCAATCATTATGTTCTTGTGTGTTTAATCATCTGCTTATTATTGTAGAGCCAGATTTTCTATTCTAACCATTTCAAAGTGAGGAGGATAAAACGACTACAAATACAAGCTTAGGAGACCAACAATAAAATTAAGCAGAAAAATTAAAACTGCTTAAtgctaattaaaaaaacaatcataaattGTATATTCTAtgactttttaaatagaaagACCTAACAAAGTGTCCAGAGACAGCACCAGCACCTAGACGATCGATAAAATTGCAAAAGCAGAAGACTGACAACAATATGGCTGTATCTTCAATACCCAAAGCAACTCCAATTTGAGCCAAATTATTGAGAACCACTCATTATGGAAACTAAGACAGATGGAGGAAACAGAATCAATAATTGAAACAATGTTGCTTAGTATTGTGGTCATAACAGGATATGTGGCTCGAAGCTTGtgtgaaaataaaatggatatGTTGTACCGAAGAGTAATGCATATACTGAAACACTAATCATGTTCTCCACATATTTTCTATCTCTacataaaattggaataaaaaccACACCAGTCTACAAATAGAAAGAGAATCAACTTTGAAGATAAAGCAACAATATTCATAATCATTTAATACTTTCTTGATTTCTCATTAACATATGATATTGGTACTGATTGACAaaaccactttttatttttattacaaggTAAAATTCTGATAAATACAATCATAAATCTCTAAGAAACAAACATCAATACTCAATTATAATGATTTATTCCTCCAACGTTGAGAAGACTTTTCTTGTAAATTGCAATATCATAAAAGTGGGCTCCTCTAACACCAAGTTCTTCGGCCTTCTGGGTACTTAAACTGAAACAAACTAGTTTACcatcttttttttgaaagaatatatcGCCATTTTGTCCCGCTCCAATAAGACGCTCCATGTAGGGTAGTGGTCCAACAACAAAGAGTTTAGTCCATGATTCTTTCACGCCGAGTTCACCCAAAATTGATATGTGAAAAGTAGTTGTATCTAATAAATACCACGAGATCGAAGCAATGAATCTATTAAGCACCACCAATCGTCTACACACAAAACCAAGATAAAAGTTTGTATCTATGTCTAAAGGTATGTCTATGGGTATGGATGTTGTAAAAAACATCTCATTGTTCAAATCAAATGAAACTAATAAATGTTCATCACGGTTGTCACTTTCAGACCACCAATGAGACATTCCATTTATGTATGATGGTTCAAATTGACCAATATTACATCGCTTAGGCATATTGACATCAAGTTTCTTCCAAGAATTACACCTTAAGCTATAAATCTCCCATTCGGGTTGATATGATATTTCGTTCCACGACACATCTTCATAACGCACATGGAGACGTTCAAGACGACCGCTACTTATTGAAGTGAATTGTATGTACCTAATAATCTTAAAGTCCTCTTTAATATGGTCATAACCAAACCCATGAAGACCAATCGAAACCTCCCGATAAGGTGGTAAAGACTCAACGGGGCTGGGAGGAATGGTCTTGAATTCATGGGTAGCTGGATTCCACAATACAAGTGTGTTTCCTTGTGTAAGGAAAATAGTTCCGGTAATAGTATCACAACCATAAAAATCAATGAAAGGGTTTTCCTCTTGAAACTGGTTGGGAAAGTCTAATTTGACTCGATTCTCATACCTCGCACCAGAAAGTGAATAGAAAGAACGAGAATAATCATGAGACTCTTCAACCTCATATAGGAGGAGAGATGTATCATAAGAGTGAGGAATAGATATGAAATTACGGCGGAAATGAGGATTTTCAAATAAGAGTGCCCATGTTTTACATACGCATCCG
Proteins encoded in this window:
- the LOC112419061 gene encoding uncharacterized protein → MAFTSIFHVKGFFVSDNGMKYVGGATHAMDGLDKDRWSFFEIQGTVKELDTTAGEFKMWWKPTTISLDSGLFKVGDDEDASKISKYATDHNAPVEIYVEYVNEANANASYPVCLDNDSVRKDKGKGVAIPTDESGSDDDYCESEHSDLDVSIEDSEEERDLGLDDGFEEELVEFAGEGTSQVRQPNDVDDSNAPHDGDGADELNEAEDDYVSEDLDSASDSGGDGCAELKPRYPKFRSEDLTKTFKFTVGMEFSSLKQFKDAILEHNVLNGKQVKFRKNDADRVRVVCKSFDTCGYTALVSRVVRSHTFRVKTLVPKHTCGRVFDNKNAKSEWVAKVIFDRMKCSKGMQINDVVTEVRTKYSTGITFSTAFKARQIARKLVDGDSVKQYALLWSYSEELKRACRGNNCKLHIERPAPTLEPRFGRFYLCLDGCKKALKIACRPFIGVDGCHLKNKYGGQLLIAVGRDPNDQYLPIAFAVVETESKETWRWFLTNLLDDIGDSRWTFISDQQKGLIQTFDEILGGLEHRFYLRHLYANFKKKFGGGTLIRDLMMAAAKATYVEAWEEKMQQIKNISEPAYEWLMNIPKKGWCKHAFSYHTKCDVLINNLSESFNATILLQREKPIITMFEWIRTYLMGRFAKLKEKSEKYRGTIMPKPKKRLDWEIEKSGNWFATWVGGLKFEVTHSLFLDKFVVDLGKRSCSCNSWDLVGIPCRHAVAAINMKGDDPITYVNRCYTKVCYQDCYDQIISPINGQNKWPKTNYPEVLPPQFKRGPGRPKKLRRREPDEERMENGKWSRAHTTTRCKRCLKVGHNKRTCKAVLPTVDDAAVSIDEVQPLPTQSSQPTVAAPAQSSQPIVVASTQISQAPVAAPKKRGRPCKKVVDGQSSGVVKRKQQAATKKRKVVADNSAKSVGTNNVSGHNEAETIFQTLKALPPNVFEETMKQLVVGLAKWHNEVGEKTPKPEEDA
- the LOC11432532 gene encoding putative F-box protein At3g16210, with translation MAKSVSEKKVRNHIPNDLIFYILVKLSLKSLKRFGCVCKTWALLFENPHFRRNFISIPHSYDTSLLLYEVEESHDYSRSFYSLSGARYENRVKLDFPNQFQEENPFIDFYGCDTITGTIFLTQGNTLVLWNPATHEFKTIPPSPVESLPPYREVSIGLHGFGYDHIKEDFKIIRYIQFTSISSGRLERLHVRYEDVSWNEISYQPEWEIYSLRCNSWKKLDVNMPKRCNIGQFEPSYINGMSHWWSESDNRDEHLLVSFDLNNEMFFTTSIPIDIPLDIDTNFYLGFVCRRLVVLNRFIASISWYLLDTTTFHISILGELGVKESWTKLFVVGPLPYMERLIGAGQNGDIFFQKKDGKLVCFSLSTQKAEELGVRGAHFYDIAIYKKSLLNVGGINHYN